AGCGCTTAACGGCCTCGGTAATCTTGCGCACCGCTTCGTCCTGGCCGCGGACGCGTTGTTTCAGCCCCTCTTCCATCCGCTGGAGCTTTGCCGATTCGCCCTCCAGCATCCGGGTCACCGGATTATGCGTCCAGCGCGCCACCACCATCGCCACGTCCTCGGGCCCCACTTCCTCGCGCAAAATCCGGCGCTCCGCTTGGAGCTTCTTCAATTTGCTTTCCTTAACTTTCAGCGCCTTGACCAGTTCGGGAATTTTGCCGTAGCGAATCTCCGCCGCCCGCGAGAGGTCGGCCTTCTGCTCGGCCTGCTCGGCTTCCAGGCGCAAGGCTTCAAATTCGGACTTGGTCTTCTTAATGTCGGCCACCAATTCTTTCTCGTTTTTCCAGCGGACTTCCAGCTCGCCGAACTTTTCTTTGAGCTCACCGACCTGCTGCTCAATTTCTTTAATCCGCGCCTTGGCGACGCGGTCGTCGTTGAGGGCGACTTCTTTTTTTAACGCTTCTTTTTCCACTTCCAGGCGCATGATGCTGGTCTGGGCCTCCTCCAGCGCCGCCGGCTTGTTTTCCAGTTGGAGGCGCAAAGCCGAGGCGGCTTCGTCCACCAGGTCAATCGCCTTGTCCGGCAGGAAACGGTCGGTGATATAACGGTGCGACATGGTCGCGGCCGCGATCAGGGCGGCGTCCTGGATCCGGACGCCGTGATGGACCTCATAACGTTCTTTGAGTCCCCGGAGGATGGCAATCGTGTCTTCCACCGTGGGCTCCTCGACCAGGACCGGCTGGAAACGGCGCTCCAGGGCCGCGTCTTTTTCGATGCGCTTGCGGTATTCGTCCAGGGTCGTGGCCCCGACGCAGTGCAACAGGCCGCGGGCCAGAGCGGGTTTCAAAAGGTTGGATGCGTCCATCGCGCCTTCGGATTGGCCCGCGCCCACGATCGTGTGCAATTCATCGATAAACAGGATGATCTCGCCGTCCCGCGATTCGACTTCCTTGAGCACGGCCTTCAGGCGGTCTTCAAATTCTCCCCGGTATTTCGCCCCGGCGATGAGCGCGCCCATGTCCAGAGTGATCACCTTCTTGTTCTTGAGCCCCTCGGGAACGTCCCC
This portion of the Candidatus Omnitrophota bacterium genome encodes:
- a CDS encoding Clp protease N-terminal domain-containing protein yields the protein MLRLDKFTQKSREAIQSALDLATEFKHQQVEPEHLTYALMKDKEGVVPLLLERLGLSLESLRAKIEADLKKRPEVEGQGAFLSQTVSRVLSQSQKIASQMKDEFVSQEHILLALSQDGTTVLSQEIKRNGIRENDILNILKQIRGGQKVTDMNPEDKYQALDKYGRDLTDLARKGKLDPVIGRDDEIRRVIQVLSRRTKNNPVLIGEPGVGKTAIAEGLAQRILSGDVPEGLKNKKVITLDMGALIAGAKYRGEFEDRLKAVLKEVESRDGEIILFIDELHTIVGAGQSEGAMDASNLLKPALARGLLHCVGATTLDEYRKRIEKDAALERRFQPVLVEEPTVEDTIAILRGLKERYEVHHGVRIQDAALIAAATMSHRYITDRFLPDKAIDLVDEAASALRLQLENKPAALEEAQTSIMRLEVEKEALKKEVALNDDRVAKARIKEIEQQVGELKEKFGELEVRWKNEKELVADIKKTKSEFEALRLEAEQAEQKADLSRAAEIRYGKIPELVKALKVKESKLKKLQAERRILREEVGPEDVAMVVARWTHNPVTRMLEGESAKLQRMEEGLKQRVRGQDEAVRKITEAVKR